From the genome of Cryptococcus deuterogattii R265 chromosome 5, complete sequence:
GCCTCCAAGTATCGAGACGTAGCATAGGTAACAGAGAGAACGAGTATGAGCGGAAGGACGGCGGAGCGGACTGAGATGAACCGTCAGTACGCCGATCCCGTTCTTTCGGGgctggaaaagaaagaaaaaactCACACAAGATCGCGTTGTTTTCTTCCTGAATGGCGCTTTCAGGCAATAGCTCGACCAATGCTGTCCCGACGACATGCGGAGCAACAAGGAGGATCACACTTGGAACGAGAACAGGGCGTGCGAGTCGGGTGGTAGATTTGAAGTTTTTGGCTGCTGGCTCTCGGAAACGCTACAAATAGGCGTCAGTTAGACAGCATTTTACGAcgatggcaagaagaactAACCTCGCAAATGTTATGAAAGCTTGTACGGCGCGCTCGAGGCAACAAACCCACAACACCGACGACGATCGAACAGAATGCAGTGCCCAATGCCCTATAATTTCCTCATCAGCTGAACCCTTTAACACTTGGAGTAGTCAGACTTACCAAGCGTCCCAAACATGGATAACTCTCCCCATATTGTTCCTGTTCGACCAGAGACCACCCAGATAGACATCGATTACCATTCCGACCAAAGCTGGGACAACCAAGTAAAAAGTAATAACACCGTATGATCCGGCAATCCATCGAAGAAGGCCGCGCTTTACTCGCTTGGAGAAAATGGATGCACGAAGACGCTCGGCGCGGTTGAGACTGGTAATGTACTTGCGCGCGCGGCGGCCGAGGGTCAGGGAAAAATAGAGGATGTATGCTCCGGCAAACTGTTATGATTTCATTCAGCATTTCAAATCCATTACTGGGGAGTAGATTCAACGTGACTTACCCAGCTGTATCCATCATGCACGTCCATCCCCAATGCTTTCCACATCATACGGCCTACGGCCAAAGGCGTGAAAGCTGTCAAAGCAATCACGATCGACATACTCGCCAACGCAGTAGCAACAAACATATGTATCCTGGTCCTCCAATACTTGGGCAGCCAGACAATTGTATAATCACTTGTCGGTAATCTGCCAGCTTCCCGGGCAATCTTGTCCTGCTTGAGAAGACGAAGCTTATCTGCGCGGTTGTAAGGAATACCAGACCCATCAAGAGGGACAAAGACACCGCCCTCCTTACGTCGCTGTTCAATAGGCATGAGTATAACAGAATCACTGGCGGGTACACGCGCATCTGTCGCTTCAGTCCTATATTTACCAAATAGCTTTTGACAGATCCAATCGCAAATGGGCCAGAGGGCGTTTTCAAGCTTGGTAGGAGTTTCAGAACGTTCATTCTCGTTGGGAACAGGAGCAACGAGGTTGGTGAGACGGTAGCGAGTGGTAACAGCTCGCCACCATCGGGTGAATAATCGGCGAGCACGGGTTTGAGGACAGATGAGATCGATAGTAGGCGGGATAgcgagatgaaggaagaggaggtcAAAGGGGATTGATGTGATCGGGCCGCTGTATAGGAAAATTAGCTTCTGTCCTGTGTTAAAAGTAGACAGTAGAGCGTACAAAGTCGGCTCCATCTTGAGAGGTAAGAATCCTCCAGGGACATAGGCCAGTCCCCAAGAAGCTACACCAAAGAGACTGAAAACCACCGCACTGTACATGATGGCTGATGAACCAAGCTAATTTCTTGTCAGCCGGCTTTCGCTGTCCAGACGTTTCTGAATATCTTACCTTTCTAAGTTGGTGTAGAGTTGTCTTATCCACGATGTCCTTGACAGGAGAAAAGTTGGGATCTCCCGGATCTCTCACAAAGAACATTGTGCCAGGCCTGGTCACTTTTCGCACCTGGCCTAACAGTGTCGAAAACGAAAACATAAACATAGATCCCACCAACCAGTCGATAAATGCGGTTCCGAAAGGTGAGCGCAATAGGTTTTCCCATCTAGACAAGATGGTTGCTCCGGGGAAAAGGGGAACAAAGCAAAGGTCAATCATGCCACCAACACAAAGAGGGAATGCCACGAGTTCGAGAGTCATGAAAAAGGCAACTTTGACAAAGTTGGAATGCTGATTCAATGTTTCGGTAAATTCGGTTGCGGTACGGGTAAGACGGGCCCTACCGGCGATCGCGATGAGAGTGATGAGGCCGGCAACAAAGGCGTATCCAGTGGCGACACAAGCAGCGCGGCCCGAGAATGAGGTGGAGGTAGCGATACGGTGCTCGAAGGCGAGGATACTGTTGTAGGAGTCGTAACAGAACTGGCCAAATGTGGCAATGTAGTCAATGACCTTTTCCACAATCGGAGAGAATCGAGAGGCGCTTTCACCGGCGGTGATGCGACTGAACCCTCCGCTGGATGACCCAAGTCGATAGCCTACTTCTAGACCCAGCTTCTTCGCGACAATCTTCTCAGCAGCCCTACCAGAAGCCATCAATGGCAACACAACGACGTCTTTGACAATCTCCAACACGATGTCGACAACGGGGTCGGTCACTTTTCTGATAATAATAAGAATTTTTGAGGAGACACCGAGAGCGGTACGTAGAAAGTcgaaagaaaggaagagtttGCCGATAAGCATCGGAACACCGAGTATAAGGATGACACCGAAGCCCATAATAAAGAGCGCAAAGATGAGCTATATCCAGTGTGTCAGCTTATCCCAGTCAACTCAAATAAGAAAATTACATTCTGAAAAAGACCATGAATAGGACCAACAAGTCCGACAACCTCCAAAACACCATTCCAATCATCTGGGTCCCACtggtcttcttcttcctctacgAATTCGACATTGGCTCCGCCGTCCGCAGCAGGGAGGCCAAGTTCCTCAGGTCGTACAAGTCGAATTCCTTCTTCAGGCATATTGGCAAAGGCAGGTGGAAGGTCGTTGAAGGCAGCAAGATTGAAGTTTCCGAGACCGTTGATATTCTGTTGATCACGCAAGGGGGCAAGCGCAGGCCCATTGGCGACGGGCACCTGTAAATTACCAAAGTCAAAGTTGAAAGGGTTTGGTCGAGCCTCAGGTTCGTCTTCCCATTCACCATCACCGTCATTGtcaccttcatcaccatGCTCTTCGTCAGTCTTACGTTGAGGGGTGTCATCATCAGATTCGCTAGGGTCGAAGAGAGGTTTCGAAGGGCCACTAGTCCTTTCAAATGATGTTTCCTCCTCGTTATGTTCAACGTCCTCATCGGAAGCAGGAGCCTTTCCCTTGTCCTCaacttcatcctccttcaaTAACTCTGGAGCGCTATATGCCACTCGATCAcgttcttccctttcttcatcgccaACGGCTGTTGCCCTTCTGCTCCAAGCTGGCCTTGAAGGTCCCGCTCGGCCTTGAGTTTCGCCGTCATTGTCATCGGCAGAATCAAGAGTGACAGCAGCTTGTTGTTGCTCTCGCAAGGCATGGAAACGACGGTACTCGGCGAGCGCGTCAAAGGCCATGGAATCCCCTGGCTTGATCGCTTCAGAACTGGCGCCGCCGga
Proteins encoded in this window:
- a CDS encoding E3 ubiquitin-protein ligase MARCH6, encoding MSAEFVDWAKSQIILWFIRVNVLDLLGLSIRTVYPKELPTVIPTAVYLRQGLLFLRRRVLWVLRAWLVVIVWLVILPAWNIGALFFMSLLSDLIGLKASPSEKAIDSATNATIVESTLAANTTAVTQTFVSIPSFIASPFLYANDVVRSSFQKWLQGEENTAVGFVLRGQILSLSMAAVLIGLVLLREWVHQHNWQEAEQPPRHIEPEPNPDEWFILHGVARRQVDVVARVLEATQNRAPLSLRTARRNFPPADVPIEATGGEAENGDDNDVVNDVSERLLIGGGQELNEEWWERQRSWANGLPAEHRGTFHEILTSLQATADAAQKAESEGQNQDVPSAQIPANNPLFQEPGMPVADIPKEDLENLRAGSQLHILPSQQGIAPRIWVEAPQEKREQAEISDDRSDGEESGGASSEAIKPGDSMAFDALAEYRRFHALREQQQAAVTLDSADDNDGETQGRAGPSRPAWSRRATAVGDEEREERDRVAYSAPELLKEDEVEDKGKAPASDEDVEHNEEETSFERTSGPSKPLFDPSESDDDTPQRKTDEEHGDEGDNDGDGEWEDEPEARPNPFNFDFGNLQVPVANGPALAPLRDQQNINGLGNFNLAAFNDLPPAFANMPEEGIRLVRPEELGLPAADGGANVEFVEEEEDQWDPDDWNGVLEVVGLVGPIHGLFQNLIFALFIMGFGVILILGVPMLIGKLFLSFDFLRTALGVSSKILIIIRKVTDPVVDIVLEIVKDVVVLPLMASGRAAEKIVAKKLGLEVGYRLGSSSGGFSRITAGESASRFSPIVEKVIDYIATFGQFCYDSYNSILAFEHRIATSTSFSGRAACVATGYAFVAGLITLIAIAGRARLTRTATEFTETLNQHSNFVKVAFFMTLELVAFPLCVGGMIDLCFVPLFPGATILSRWENLLRSPFGTAFIDWLVGSMFMFSFSTLLGQVRKVTRPGTMFFVRDPGDPNFSPVKDIVDKTTLHQLRKLGSSAIMYSAVVFSLFGVASWGLAYVPGGFLPLKMEPTFGPITSIPFDLLFLHLAIPPTIDLICPQTRARRLFTRWWRAVTTRYRLTNLVAPVPNENERSETPTKLENALWPICDWICQKLFGKYRTEATDARVPASDSVILMPIEQRRKEGGVFVPLDGSGIPYNRADKLRLLKQDKIAREAGRLPTSDYTIVWLPKYWRTRIHMFVATALASMSIVIALTAFTPLAVGRMMWKALGMDVHDGYSWFAGAYILYFSLTLGRRARKYITSLNRAERLRASIFSKRVKRGLLRWIAGSYGVITFYLVVPALVGMVIDVYLGGLWSNRNNMGRVIHVWDAWALGTAFCSIVVGVVGLLPRARRTSFHNICERFREPAAKNFKSTTRLARPVLVPSVILLVAPHVVGTALVELLPESAIQEENNAILFRSAVLPLILVLSVTYATSRYLEAEASTIRQKVIEAEYVVEERVENYVPPASNGEQSGKLESAGAGPGSIGDNTAEINNEGDDDWEDM